From a region of the Arachis ipaensis cultivar K30076 chromosome B09, Araip1.1, whole genome shotgun sequence genome:
- the LOC107616852 gene encoding uncharacterized protein LOC107616852 yields the protein MLFFSHRRLVPPPSLTPLLQIVALPSKSAISPCHVVHFSPPPPLVTYSPATTTTVSPILVSRALSERKSGVSLIKEHSDLSIWNRREDGIVFTLYCNVFLCFLLIVDSLLGLLTVSNQGYLMIFCSLSLVIKFGYVNLGLESDNSRLLVLICPSL from the exons ATGCTGTTCTTTTCTCACCGTCGCCTCGTGCCACCTCCTTCGCTCACTCCTTTGTTGCAGATCGTCGCCTTGCCGTCCAAATCCGCCATTTCTCCTTGTCACGTAGTTCATTTCTCTCCGCCACCTCCTTTGGTAACTTATTCTccggcaacaacaacaacagtctCTCCG ATACTTGTGTCCAGAGCCCTATCTGAAAGAAAATCTGGAGTTTCTTTGATCAAAGAACATTCGGATCTTTCAATTTGGAATCGAAGAGAAGACGGTATAGTCTTCACTTTGTATTGTAATGTATTCTTGTGTTTCTTGTTAATAGTTGACTCGTTGTTGGGGTTATTAACAGTTTCAAATCAGGGTTATTTGATGATCTTTTGTTCCTTGTCCCTTGTGATTAAATTTGGTTATGTGAATCTTGGATTGGAAAGTGATAATTCTAGGTTATTAGTGCTAATTTGTCCATCACTGTAG
- the LOC107619184 gene encoding probable WRKY transcription factor 23, translating into MEKDNMDLKKTEDAVAFGSSNGYYNNPLLLSSAFDFSCEVEKSSFMELLGVQDYYNNSGAVLDLPQLSKATVFPFTTVNASCDDTAKECSEVLNQKHQPATPNSSSISSASSEAVNDEHNKTVEQDDDDDDDDSEEDEGEEEQQKKTKKELKAKKTKQKRQREPRFAFMTKSEVDHLEDGYRWRKYGQKAVKNSPFPRSYYRCTSASCNVKKRVERSFTDPSVVVTTYEGQHIHPSPVMPRSAIAGVGSPMMPPAVSTANLGSLMPGNYMSHYHQHRHHHQQLLVNTLFSLGIPYNNSNNIDNSSFSQDNGLLQDIVPSHMLKEK; encoded by the exons atggagaaGGATAACATGGATTTGAAGAAGACTGAGGATGCTGTTGCTTTTGGATCCTCAAACGGTTATTATAATAATCCGTTGTTATTGTCGAGTGCGTTTGATTTCAGCTGTGAAGTGGAGAAAAGCTCGTTTATGGAGTTGCTGGGAGTGCAGGACTACTATAATAATAGTGGTGCTGTGCTTGATTTGCCACAGTTATCAAAAGCTACAGTTTTTCCTTTTACCACGGTTAACGCTTCTTGTGACGATACTGCTAAAGAGTGTTCTGAAGTGTTGAACCAGAAGCACCAACCTGCAACTCCGAATTCGTCTTCGATTTCGTCAGCGTCGAGTGAAGCTGTCAACGATGAACACAATAAAACTGTAGaacaagatgatgatgatgatgatgatgatagtgaagaagatgaaggagaagaagagcagCAGAAAAAGACTAAGAAAGA GTTGAAGGCAAAGAAGACAAAGCAGAAGAGACAGAGAGAACCGAGATTCGCGTTCATGACGAAAAGCGAGGTCGATCATCTGGAAGACGGTTACAGATGGAGAAAGTACGGTCAAAAGGCTGTCAAAAACAGCCCCTTTCCAAG GAGCTATTATCGTTGCACCAGTGCTTCATGTAATGTAAAGAAGCGTGTGGAGCGGTCATTTACTGATCCAAGCGTTGTGGTAACTACCTATGAAGGCCAACACATACATCCAAGCCCAGTTATGCCTCGTTCAGCCATTGCCGGCGTTGGATCTCCGATGATGCCGCCGGCTGTCTCCACTGCCAACTTGGGTTCTCTCATGCCTGGAAACTACATGTCGCACTATCATCAGCATcgccaccaccaccaacaactaCTAGTGAATACATTGTTCTCCTTGGGCATCCCTTACAACAATAGCAACAATATTGATAACTCTTCTTTTTCTCAAGACAATGGGCTTCTTCAAGATATTGTTCCTTCACACATGCTGAAAGAGAAGTAG